CGTCTTATTTTTTAAGGAAAGGCTATCGTTGTTGAATTATCTAGGTATAGCGCTTTCTATTGTTTCAGTTTTAATCATAGCATATCTATGAGTTTATTTGAAGATACTTACCGGACTATCAATGCAAAATACGAGGGAATTTTTAGGGATAAGGGAAGTAAGTTTATTGCTTATGCTTTTCCTTTTAAATCCGAAGATCAATTAAAAGATTTGATCTTGGAAGTGAAAGCGATTCACCCGAAAGCGAGGCATCATTGTTGGGCTTATCGCCTCACACCTGATCGTGCGGTCTTTCGTGTAAACGATGATGGAGAGCCTTCGGGGACTGCAGGACGACCTATTTTAAACGTTCTGCTGTCTATGGATGTCACCAACGTTATCGTCATTGTCGTTCGTTATTTCGGTGGTACTTTGTTGGGGGTTCCAGGCTTGATTAATGCCTACAAATCAGCAACCCAAGATGCTTTGATCCATGCCGAAATTATCGAGCGTACAGTGAATGACCATTATAGTATTACCTTTGATTACCTGCATATGAATGATATTATGCGGATCATAAAGGAAGAGGGCGTGGACATTGAAAAGCAAGAGTTTGATAATCAGTGTTATTTGGAGTTTGAAGTCCGAAAAATGCAAGTCAATCGAATTGTGGATCGGTTTTCCAAAATAGAAGGTTGTCAGTTAAGCTATTTGTATACAATATGATCAACGCATCGGAATTGATTTTGAACGCAGATGGCAGTATATACCATCTGAATTTGTTGCCGGAAGATCTGGCAAGTACAGTAATTACAGTTGGCGATCCAGACCGTGTAGCGAAAGTATCGAAACACTTTGATCGTATTGAACTCAAAAAAGGGAAACGTGAGTTTATTACGCATACCGGCTATCTGGGAAATAAACGGTTGACAGTAATCTCAACAGGTATAGGTACTGATAATATAGACATTGTGTTGAATGAACTGGATGCGCTGGCAAATATTGATTTTGACAATAGAACGGTAAAGTCGACGCTTAGCTCATTGGATATTGTTCGCATTGGAACCTCTGGAGCGGTACAACAAGATGTTGAGATGGGAACTATTTTGGCCTCTGCGTATGGAATAGGTCTTGATGCATTGATGAACTATTATCAGGGATCTTACGACGGCGAGGAGCAGGCGCTTCAGGTTGAGCTCGCCGAATATTTTTCCGCATTAAACCTAAAACCCTATGTTGCGAAAGCTGGCGCAAGCCTTCTGGATCGAATAGCCTTTGATTTACCGAAGGGAGTCACCTTGACTGCACCCGGATTTTATGCTCCGCAGGGAAGGACTGTTCGCTCAACTAATACGATCCCCAATTTTATAGACTTGATCAAGTCCTTTCAATATAAAGATCAGCGTTTCACCAATCTGGAAATGGAAACAGCGGGTATTTATGCATTGGCTAACATGTTTGGACATCAGGCTTTATCCATTAATGCAATCTTGGCAAGTCGGGTAGATGGTCGGTTTTCTTCCGCACCTGAAGAAGTTGTTGATAAAGCTATACAGCTCGTCTTGGAGCGTATTTAACCGTTTATCTGCGCCATGCCGAGAAGTTTTTGGTTTTTTCTCAATTGATGTAGTAAAAAAGTTGAGAAGAACTAAATAAGGGTACAAATAGAAAAGGAGTTGTTTTTAGACAACTCCTTTTCTATTTGAATCAAATTTAAGCATGATGAATAGTAAAATGGTGAAACTCCATAAAGATGAACCGCCATAACTGATAAAAGGCAGCGGAATCCCGATAACCGGAACAATACCTATTGTCATACCGATATTGATAAATAAGTGAAAAAAGAGGATGGACGCTACACCGTATGCATATATCCTGGCGAAGGCTGAACGCTGTCGTTCGGCGATATGAATAATACGTAGCAGTAGGATGAGATAGATAAGTAATAAAGCAACCGATCCAACAAATCCCCACTCTTCTCCAACGGTGCAAAAAATAAAGTCCGTGCTCTGCTCAGGTACAAAGTTGTATTTTGTTTGCGTTCCCTGCAGGTAACCCTTGCCTAGGAGCTGTCCTGATCCAATTGCAATCTTCGACTGATTCAAATTATATCCTTTTCCTTTAGGGTCTTCCATTTTACCCAGGATAATGTCAATACGGTCACGTTGATGAGGTTGTAGCACATGCTCATACACCAGGTCCACACAGAGAATAAATACAGCGCAGGCTGCAAAAAGTATACTGAGATTGATAATGTATTTTCTTCTCTTGCGGTAGTTCCACATGACAAGGCCAATAAGCAATGCTAAAATCAAGATAAGTATCCAAGGATTGACCAATAAAGAAAGAACAAAAAGTAAAATGCAGAGCCCGCCAAATATAAGCAGTTCATTATTTACATAGCCTTCACGATAGAATACAAAAATCAACGAAAAGAACGCAAGGGCAGATCCCGTATCGGGCTGCAGCATAACTAAAAATACAGGAAATAAGACAATACCGGCTCCCATGGCCAGTGTCTGCATGGTCGGTGCTTTATTGCTCTGAGCGCTCAAAAAGTTAGCTAAGAGCAGACAGGTCGAAAGTTTGGCAAACTCAGAAGGTTGTAAGCGGAAAAAACCTAGGTCAATCCACGCTTGGTTTCCGCCGACATTTCGCCCTACCACGAGCACGATGACAAGCAATACAGCTGTTATACCATAAAATATCGGTGAGGCGGAACTGAAAAATTTCGCGTCTATGATGAGAATGGATACCCCTAGAATAATTGCGGAAACAAGATATAAAGACTGTTTTCCATAATTGGTTCCTAAGGTAAAGAAATTGGGCATTTCAGGATTAAACACCGCTGCACGGATATTGAATAAGCCGATTAAGCATAGCGCAAGCCAAAGCGTGATGGTTAGCCAGTCTATCTTTCCAAAAAAACTTGTTTTTTGATTATTCATATCTTCTCTTTATCTCGCTATGGTGAACAATTGTTTCCTTTGGTTTTGTTAAAGCTGCCAGCTGGCGTTTTGATTTTAACGTGTCAGTTTTCGATTTGACTGAGTCTGTCTTTTTTACATCTTTAGTCTTTGGATCCACAACTTTTTTGGGTGCAGGAAGAAAATTTGCTTTATAAATGCGGTCCTGAATATATTTTGGCGCAGTTATCGTGTCTTTGAGGTATTTCTCAACCATCATACTTGCGATAGGTCCTGCCCAGGTTCCACCGTAACCCGCGTTTTCAACAAAGACAGCAATAGCAATTTTAGGGTTTTCTCGTGGGGCAAAAGCAAAGAAAACGGCATGGTTTTCACCATGTGGGTTTTGCGCTGTACCTGTTTTTCCGCACATTTCGATGCCCGGGATACGATTGGCCCAAGCGGTACCTTCGGGTGTATTAACAGCATCACTCATCCCTTGGATAACAACCGGATAGTACCGCTCATCCACTCCGGCACTGACTTTTTCGGTAAATTCCTTCTTGGCAATTTTCTGTGCACCAATACCTTTAATCAAATGGGGTCTGTAATAAAAGCCTTTGTTGGCAACGATAGCCATAATGTTGGCCATTTGCAACGGTGTTATTCCCATTTCCCCTTGTCCGATCGATAAGGAGATATTGAAACTTGAACGCCATTTATCGTTACCGTATCTTTTGGTATAAAAATCTGATGTCGGCAGTAAACCCGGCTTTTCACCCGGTAGATCAATGCCTAGTTTATGGCCAATTCCAAACTGTGTCACGGCATTGCGCCATAGATCGTAGGCCTTAGGTCCCGAAAGCCCACGTCCGTCGATCATCTTAGCATAGGTAAAACCATAATAGGTATTACATGATACGGCTACAGAGCGCTGTAATGTGGTTGATCCATGATAGTGCGTACAGCCCATCCAGCCGCGTCCACCACCATAGCTGTATCCATGTGGGCAGAAAAATACGGTATTACGATCAATAACACCAGCCTGCTGCGCAGTCAATGCTGAAACAACTTTAAATACAGAGCCTGGAGGGTAGGAGGCTTGAATAGGGCGGTTAAAAAGTGGTTTGGTTTCGTCTTTCAATAATTTCATATAATTATTGCCAGACTGCCTGCCGACCATCATGTTGGGGTTGTAACTCGGGCTACTGACATAGGCCAAGATTTCACCCGTTGCAGGCTCAATGGCAACTATGGACCCCAATTTATTTTTCATGAGGTTCTCCCCAAGAATCTGAAGGTCTTTATCCAACGAGGAAACCAGTCCTTCCCCTGCAACAGCAAGTGTGTCGTATTTCCCTTCCATAAATACCCCTTTCGGACGGTTCAGCGCATCAACCATTAAGTTGTTGACACCGCGTTTTCCACGAATAAGGTCTTCATAAGAACGTTCTACTCCACTGCGACCAATGTAGTCACCACTACGATAAAACCCATTGGAGCGTTCAATATCTTTATCATTTACCTCACTTACATATCCTAAAAATTGAGCTGCTATGCTGTCGGGGTAACTTCGGATTGTTCTTTTTTGAACATAGAAACCACGAAATTGATATTGGTATTCCTGATATTGAGCCCATGTCCGTACAGACAGCTGTTTTTCAAAAATAGATGCACGGTAAGGCGAGTGCACTCTTGCCTTTTCCATCCGTTTGATAAAGCCCTCCTTGTCAATGTCTATCAATTTGCAAAACAAAGCGGTGTCGATTTCTTTCACCTCACGCGGAGTAACCATAAGATCATATACCGGTTCGTTCTGAACCAATACCTTTCCCTTTCGGTCCAAAATAACCCCTCTGGCGGGGTACACAATGACCTTGCGCATGACATTGCTGTTTGCGGAATGTATATAGGAATCGTCTATGATCTGTAAATAGAATAAGCGGGCCACCAAGGTCAATGTGATGGCAATAAAGATTCCTGAAACGACGTACTTACGCGCAAAAAAACTGTTCATAGAAATGAATTTCTATCCATCGATTTACTACAACCGATCTTTCTTTTTGTAGAATAATATGCTAAATAATAGCATGATAATTACTGTAAATATACAACTTAAAACGATACTCAATAAGGTGTATTGGATGTGCTGGAAGGAAAAAGATTCCAAGAGATACAAAAATGTATGATGAATCAATGTTCCGAAAAAGATGTAGGAAAAGAACCAGCGAATATTCATGAAGCCCAACATCGGGGTAAAGAAAGATTCGCGTTCTTCAACTTCAAGCGTAATTTTCATGAAGAAAATACGGAAGGCTGCCAGTGCAACACAGGCTGCGGTATTGACCCCAAGGGTATCATAAAACGACTCTACGGTAAGTCCCGTGAGAAATGCGATCAAATACACCAGGAAATTAGGTGTTCCTGTAGGAAGTAAAAAAATAAATAAGATATAAGGAAATGCAGCGACCAGATTGTAATAACCGATATTTTGAAATAGGAAAACTTGCATCCCTATCAAAACGATAAATCGAATAATATTAAATATTAAAATCCTAGCCATTGTCCTTTGTCGATTCTTCTAGTGTCTTTAATTCTTTATTTAACAGGTCTTTTACAACGTAGACATGTTGCAAGTTGGAGAAATTGGTACTCAACAATAGTCTAAGATCCAAAAAAGCGTCTCCTGAAGAGATCCCCGTCTGAATGACCGTTCCAACAAAAATTCCTTTTGGAAAATGTCCTGAATATCCTGAGGTGTACACTTTATCTCCTTTGTTGACTTTGATATGGTTTGGAATTTCCTTGACCATTGCCGCGCGGTAATCCATGCTATTGCCCCATACCAACGAGCCGAAAACCTCGGTGTGGCCTAATGTTACGGATATACGCGTATCGGGATGCAATAGGGATTGCACTGTCGAGAAGTTTTGGGAAACATTCAATACGATACCAACTACTCCGTTGGGAGCGATAACACCCATACCTCGCTCTATACCATCTTTACTGCCTTTATCGAGTGTGATCGTATTTGCCTTTTGGTGAATGCTATTGTTGATGACATTTGCAATAATAAATTCGTAACGCCCAAACTCACTGCTATCGATTGCCGGGACAGGACCGATCTTGATGCTGTCAGTTGATCGATAGGCTTGTAAGTCCTTTCTCAGTTGTGCATTTTCCTTTGCAAGTGCATCGTTGGTCTCCCCGAGGTGCAGGTAGCTTTTCCAGGAATTGACCTTTGCATACAGGCCTCCGATGACACTATTTGAAGAATTTAAAACAGAATTACGTTGGAAAGAATTGTTGGTGATCACCAAAAATAACGAGAATCCAAAAAATAGGATAAACCAGAAGAATGCATTATATCGTCTCAGGAATAACCAAAGGTTTCTCATTTTTTAATGTGGGTATTTAATAAGCAAGCGATATAATAGTTTTGCATATTATATCGCTCTTTAATAAAATATTGTTATTAATTATCGAACGTTATGATTGCATCAAGAATTTAAATCGTCCAATATTTTTAAGTGCAATACCAGTTCCTCTTACAACAGCACGTAATGGATCTTCAGCAATATGCACTGGAAGTTTAGTTTTCGCTTGTATACGACGGTCCAAACCACGCAACAATGCACCACCACCGGTAAGATAAATACCTGTTTGATAAATATCCGCTGATAATTCTGGTGGAGTGATTTCAAGTGCTTTTAAGATCGCTTCCTCAATTTTTGATATGGACTTATCCAGACAATGCGCTATTTCGGTATAAGAAACAGTAATTTGCTTAGGAACACCCGTCATCAAATCACGACCTTGAACGGCGAAATCTGCTGGTGGTTCCTGTAACTCAGGAAGAGCCGCACCAACTTCAATTTTTATTTTTTCAGCCGTACGTTCACCGATCATGATATTATGTTGTCTTCTGATGTATTGAACGATGTCTGAGTCGAAGTTATCACCTGCAACACGAATAGATTGGTCACACACAATACCCGATAAAGCGATGACAGCAATTTCAGTGGTACCACCACCGATATCTATAATCATATTACCCATTGGTTCTTCCACATCAATTCCGATTCCTACAGCAGCAGCCATGGGTTCGTGAATTAAATAGACTTCTTTCGCACCAGCAATTTCCGCTGAATCGCGTACAGCTCTTTTCTCTACTTCCGTAATACCGGAAGGAATACAAACAACCATACGTAGGGAAGGAAAAAACCAGCTCTTACCATTGTTTACCAATTTGACCATACCTCTGATCAGGTGTTCAGCTGCCGTAAAATCAGCGATTACTCCATCACGTAAAGGACGTACTGTCTTTATATTATCGTGTGTTTTACCCTCCATTTGCATGGCCTGGCGACCAATGGCGATCACTTTGTTTGTGGTGCGGTCAAATGCAACAATAGAAGGTTCATCCACTACTACTTTGTCATTATGAATTATTAGGGTATTTGCAGTACCCAAGTCAATCGCAACTTCTTGCGTAAACCAATTAAATAAGCCCATCTGCTAATCCTTAAGCTATTTTAAAATAATATGCAAACCTACACAAAAAAAATTAATCTTTTTGAGGTTATACATCAAAAAAAACTATATTCTGAAAGTAAATTCTATCTGGAAAAAACTGTCTTTAAATTTAACGAATATAATCTGTAATTCTTACGTCCCGGCTGAAGTTATTTTTAATCAGACGCCGTGTTAAATTAAGAAATAAGTGGGTGTTTTTTAAATCATGGAGCACAAGGAGCAAGAATCCAAAAGTGAAAAGGTGGTTTTGAAAACTAGCTAAAGACTCAAATGCTATGAAGAGCTGATAAGCGAAGCCGTCACAACGTTTTAGAAGCCTATTCAGTAGGTTAATATGGCGAAGAGAACAGCTTCAGAAGGTTAATAAAGATAAAAGAAACAGCGGCATTATCGTTTGGGATAATGCCGCTGTCGGGCTACTGAAATATGTTTATTTAGACTCCAATAGGAAGTTAGTGGGCAGTTTCTGCTTGTTTTTCCTCTGGAGTTGGCTCATCATATTTGTGGAAGATCAAACGCACACCACTGTCTTTGGTGAAAAATTTGATCGACCAGTTGACGAATGTGATCAATTTATTTCTGAATCCATAGATGGACATCAAGTGGACAAACATCCATGTCATCCAGCCAAAGAATCCATTGAAATGGATTTTTCCCATGTCGACGACAGCTTTGTTACGACCTACCGTAGCCATGGATCCTTTATCAAAATAGTTGAATTTCTCTGTTGGTTGATTGGACATGGTTTGGAGAATGTGTTTTGCAACATATGCTCCCTGCTGTTGCGCTACCGGTGCAACACCAGGTAAGCCACGAGGAAGATCATCTGTGATAAATGCCGAAACATCACCAATAGCATAGACCCCTGGCATATCAATAACACGGCATTGATCATCTGTCTGTATACGGTTACCACGTTGGATAATCTCCTTTTTGAAACCATTCGGATACTGCCCAGCTACACCTGCTCCCCAGATAACAGTTTTTGTTTCAATGCTTCTGCCATCGGCGAAAGTAATTGAATTGCCATCATATCCAGTTACCTGAACATTCAATAATACTTCTACTCCCAAATCTTTGAGGTACTTTTCTGAATCTTTAGAAGATTTTTCAGATAAGTTGGCCAATACTTTTGGAAGTCCTTCAACCAGGTAAACCGACATCTCAGATTTTTTCAATTCTGGATAATCTTTCTCAAGAACATTGTTTTTAATTTCTGCGATTGCTCCCGAAAGTTCTACACCTGTTGGACCACCCCCAACAATAACAAAGTTCAAATTAGCTTTACGATCAGCAGGGTTTTCTATTCGTACTGCTTCTTCGAGGTTCTGTAAAACATAGCTTCGAATATTTAATGCTTCTTGTATATTTTTCATCGGCAAAGCATATTTCGTGATTTGCTGATTTCCGAAGAAGTTCGTGGTAGCACCTGTCGCAACAATTAAATAATCGTAGTCAAAATCACCAACATCTGTTCTTACAATCTTAGCCTCATTGTCTACACTTTTTACGTCAGCAAGTCTAAAATGAAAGTTGTCTTGGCCTTTGAACATTTTGCGAACAGGGAAGGAGATGGAGTCCGCTGAAAGAGTACCCGTGGCAACTTGGTACATCAATGGTTGAAAAGTATGAAAGTTATTTCTGTCCAGCAACAGAACTTCAACTTCCTTATTTTTAAGCTTTTTAGCAACTTCAATTCCTCCAAATCCAGCACCAATAATGATTACTCTTGGGAATTTTCTATTTGAACTATTGCTTGGCATATTTTTAATAGTTTGTTGTAAAAATTCGGTACAATCGAATTAAGCTGCAAATATCTTAAATTTTGGCTCAAAAAGCTAAAAAATATTTATTTATTATGCTGATATGTTGTGAATTTTATTGTAAAGAGGCTAATTCTTTCAATAATATGTTTTGTAGTTGTTTGATTTTTAGCTCTTTATAGTGTACATTGTACCCTTTGAAAAAAAAAGATGTATAGTGTCATCATTGTGTATAAAATACACAATGATGATACTATTGTAGCGCACCTTTGATCTTGATTTTCATGCCGTTGTTGTTATTCTGTAGATACAGCTGACAGGCAAGTCGACTTTGATCATCGGCATCTGGAAGCGTGTCCAGCATGTCGAGTTCTTGATCACTCGCTTGGGGAAGTGTATGCAGTCCTTCGACAACTTCGACATGGCAGGTAGCGCACAGCGCCATACCTCCGCAAGTGGCCAATATCTCGTAGTCGGATGCCTTTAAAATCTCCATGAGTGAAAGATTGATATCGGTCGGAACTTCCAGGATATTTTCGGTCCCGTCCCGATCGATAACAGTGACTTTAATTAAATTATCGTCCATGGCTAGAAAGTATTTATACCGTTTACAGTGGTGTATTTGAATGTCAATTTTTGATCGGGATAGACAAATTTAAAGGCACTTTGACACATCAGGGCAGCCTCATGGTATCCACAGAGAATGAGTTTCAGTTTGCCTGGATAGGTGTTGATGTCTCCTATAGCATAGATCCGTTCGATATTGGTTGAGTAATCA
The DNA window shown above is from Sphingobacterium thalpophilum and carries:
- a CDS encoding YigZ family protein, producing MSLFEDTYRTINAKYEGIFRDKGSKFIAYAFPFKSEDQLKDLILEVKAIHPKARHHCWAYRLTPDRAVFRVNDDGEPSGTAGRPILNVLLSMDVTNVIVIVVRYFGGTLLGVPGLINAYKSATQDALIHAEIIERTVNDHYSITFDYLHMNDIMRIIKEEGVDIEKQEFDNQCYLEFEVRKMQVNRIVDRFSKIEGCQLSYLYTI
- a CDS encoding nucleoside phosphorylase — translated: MINASELILNADGSIYHLNLLPEDLASTVITVGDPDRVAKVSKHFDRIELKKGKREFITHTGYLGNKRLTVISTGIGTDNIDIVLNELDALANIDFDNRTVKSTLSSLDIVRIGTSGAVQQDVEMGTILASAYGIGLDALMNYYQGSYDGEEQALQVELAEYFSALNLKPYVAKAGASLLDRIAFDLPKGVTLTAPGFYAPQGRTVRSTNTIPNFIDLIKSFQYKDQRFTNLEMETAGIYALANMFGHQALSINAILASRVDGRFSSAPEEVVDKAIQLVLERI
- the rodA gene encoding rod shape-determining protein RodA; translation: MNNQKTSFFGKIDWLTITLWLALCLIGLFNIRAAVFNPEMPNFFTLGTNYGKQSLYLVSAIILGVSILIIDAKFFSSASPIFYGITAVLLVIVLVVGRNVGGNQAWIDLGFFRLQPSEFAKLSTCLLLANFLSAQSNKAPTMQTLAMGAGIVLFPVFLVMLQPDTGSALAFFSLIFVFYREGYVNNELLIFGGLCILLFVLSLLVNPWILILILALLIGLVMWNYRKRRKYIINLSILFAACAVFILCVDLVYEHVLQPHQRDRIDIILGKMEDPKGKGYNLNQSKIAIGSGQLLGKGYLQGTQTKYNFVPEQSTDFIFCTVGEEWGFVGSVALLLIYLILLLRIIHIAERQRSAFARIYAYGVASILFFHLFINIGMTIGIVPVIGIPLPFISYGGSSLWSFTILLFIMLKFDSNRKGVV
- the mrdA gene encoding penicillin-binding protein 2 → MNSFFARKYVVSGIFIAITLTLVARLFYLQIIDDSYIHSANSNVMRKVIVYPARGVILDRKGKVLVQNEPVYDLMVTPREVKEIDTALFCKLIDIDKEGFIKRMEKARVHSPYRASIFEKQLSVRTWAQYQEYQYQFRGFYVQKRTIRSYPDSIAAQFLGYVSEVNDKDIERSNGFYRSGDYIGRSGVERSYEDLIRGKRGVNNLMVDALNRPKGVFMEGKYDTLAVAGEGLVSSLDKDLQILGENLMKNKLGSIVAIEPATGEILAYVSSPSYNPNMMVGRQSGNNYMKLLKDETKPLFNRPIQASYPPGSVFKVVSALTAQQAGVIDRNTVFFCPHGYSYGGGRGWMGCTHYHGSTTLQRSVAVSCNTYYGFTYAKMIDGRGLSGPKAYDLWRNAVTQFGIGHKLGIDLPGEKPGLLPTSDFYTKRYGNDKWRSSFNISLSIGQGEMGITPLQMANIMAIVANKGFYYRPHLIKGIGAQKIAKKEFTEKVSAGVDERYYPVVIQGMSDAVNTPEGTAWANRIPGIEMCGKTGTAQNPHGENHAVFFAFAPRENPKIAIAVFVENAGYGGTWAGPIASMMVEKYLKDTITAPKYIQDRIYKANFLPAPKKVVDPKTKDVKKTDSVKSKTDTLKSKRQLAALTKPKETIVHHSEIKRRYE
- a CDS encoding rod shape-determining protein MreD, coding for MARILIFNIIRFIVLIGMQVFLFQNIGYYNLVAAFPYILFIFLLPTGTPNFLVYLIAFLTGLTVESFYDTLGVNTAACVALAAFRIFFMKITLEVEERESFFTPMLGFMNIRWFFSYIFFGTLIHHTFLYLLESFSFQHIQYTLLSIVLSCIFTVIIMLLFSILFYKKKDRL
- the mreC gene encoding rod shape-determining protein MreC gives rise to the protein MRNLWLFLRRYNAFFWFILFFGFSLFLVITNNSFQRNSVLNSSNSVIGGLYAKVNSWKSYLHLGETNDALAKENAQLRKDLQAYRSTDSIKIGPVPAIDSSEFGRYEFIIANVINNSIHQKANTITLDKGSKDGIERGMGVIAPNGVVGIVLNVSQNFSTVQSLLHPDTRISVTLGHTEVFGSLVWGNSMDYRAAMVKEIPNHIKVNKGDKVYTSGYSGHFPKGIFVGTVIQTGISSGDAFLDLRLLLSTNFSNLQHVYVVKDLLNKELKTLEESTKDNG
- a CDS encoding rod shape-determining protein, producing the protein MGLFNWFTQEVAIDLGTANTLIIHNDKVVVDEPSIVAFDRTTNKVIAIGRQAMQMEGKTHDNIKTVRPLRDGVIADFTAAEHLIRGMVKLVNNGKSWFFPSLRMVVCIPSGITEVEKRAVRDSAEIAGAKEVYLIHEPMAAAVGIGIDVEEPMGNMIIDIGGGTTEIAVIALSGIVCDQSIRVAGDNFDSDIVQYIRRQHNIMIGERTAEKIKIEVGAALPELQEPPADFAVQGRDLMTGVPKQITVSYTEIAHCLDKSISKIEEAILKALEITPPELSADIYQTGIYLTGGGALLRGLDRRIQAKTKLPVHIAEDPLRAVVRGTGIALKNIGRFKFLMQS
- a CDS encoding NAD(P)/FAD-dependent oxidoreductase; the protein is MPSNSSNRKFPRVIIIGAGFGGIEVAKKLKNKEVEVLLLDRNNFHTFQPLMYQVATGTLSADSISFPVRKMFKGQDNFHFRLADVKSVDNEAKIVRTDVGDFDYDYLIVATGATTNFFGNQQITKYALPMKNIQEALNIRSYVLQNLEEAVRIENPADRKANLNFVIVGGGPTGVELSGAIAEIKNNVLEKDYPELKKSEMSVYLVEGLPKVLANLSEKSSKDSEKYLKDLGVEVLLNVQVTGYDGNSITFADGRSIETKTVIWGAGVAGQYPNGFKKEIIQRGNRIQTDDQCRVIDMPGVYAIGDVSAFITDDLPRGLPGVAPVAQQQGAYVAKHILQTMSNQPTEKFNYFDKGSMATVGRNKAVVDMGKIHFNGFFGWMTWMFVHLMSIYGFRNKLITFVNWSIKFFTKDSGVRLIFHKYDEPTPEEKQAETAH
- a CDS encoding 2Fe-2S iron-sulfur cluster-binding protein, with amino-acid sequence MDDNLIKVTVIDRDGTENILEVPTDINLSLMEILKASDYEILATCGGMALCATCHVEVVEGLHTLPQASDQELDMLDTLPDADDQSRLACQLYLQNNNNGMKIKIKGALQ